From the genome of Trypanosoma brucei brucei TREU927 chromosome 11 chr11_scaffold01 genomic scaffold, whole genome shotgun sequence:
CCTTCTTTGCTACGGCAGCCACCTTCTCTTCCTTGCTCTTCCTCTTGGCGGCGCGgcgcttcttttccttctggaCCTTCGCGTGAGCCTTCAGGGCCCGCTTCACGATGCGCTGCTCCTCAATGAGGAAGGCACGGACGATGCGGTCGCGTACCTGTTCGTGGCTCAACACACCGCCGTATGGGCGCGAAGTCGTCTTCTGATGACGTGGGGCGAGACGCGCCTTTGTGTGACGCAACGCCTTCGTGCCAGCGAGACGTTTGTGGCCAAGTACCCACGGAGTGTGTGGGCCCTGCGACCGCTTACCGCGCTTCTGCATCACTAGGCGATTGCCGGGTGTTCGCACTAGGCGCATGCGGTTGCCACGCGTGGCGTAATGCATGCGACGGCGGTATTGCACACGGGGGCAAGACATCTTCGCTGATGCTTGTGggtccttccttttccttctcgctTCTGTAAAGTAACAAGGCAGAAAAAAGGCAACAATATGTGCAATTAAAGATGTGTATGCAATGGAGGTGtggtctttttttaaaaaaaaagggtgcagAGAATGTGTATATCTGTTAGTGGAAGTAACAGCACTACTGCGGGGCCGCCCGGATGCAACTAACGCTGCAGGATGGTGTACTTTCACAATTGAACAATGGGAGTATAACTTAATCGCCGTTTCTTTACGCACTTCCCGCCTTTATCTCCACAGACACTATTACCCCCCTGCCCTGAAGGTCCCCAGTAACTTTCAATCTTTGATACTGACAGGCAACCCGTCGCCTTAATTGGAAACTCTTCCACTACCCACGCCTCTTTTCCCACGCTTGCTGCCACGCGAGCCGCAGCAGTAGCTGACAGTTGGGATAACGGTCCAAAATACACCAAACAATTTCCGTGGTCTTTTAGATCGCGGTAGCCGATGAAGGCCGCACCAAACTGGCTCCCGTGCCGGAGAAAGAGACCCATTTTATCTGTTAAATGTCTGTAAACACGGCAGGAAAACTCATGTCGCATACGTAGAGAGGCCCAATATTGCCTGTCCTCTGCTGTGATGAATTCGATAGAAACGAACTCACTCAGGTACTCCAACTCCTCGACGCCTAGGTGAGGACCAGAATAGTCCTTTTTGTACATCTGCGGAAACTTTGACAAGACCGACGAGTCCTCACATACGAACAGCGGACCATTGACACCAACTACGCGAACAATTGGATTGGGGCGGTGCTCTCCAACTCCCTCTCCTCTACCACTACCAGAAGCCATCAAGGTGGGcctccaacaacaaacaccacgGTGGGGGGgagatataaataaaaataagaaggaggTGGACGGGCTGggtgaaaagaggaaaagtggAAACACCGTCCTTTTTCAGCGAAACATCGTTTTTCATGCGACAGACCcccctcttccccccccccccacacacacacacctcttcaagaaaaaagaagagcggGGCAGAACAGATCCGATGATGAAATAAAGCACGACCCTCGTAGACTTCGTGCCCACTTTGTGCAACCGCACCACCAAAAGGAGCACAGAGTTCCTACACGCTAAGATAAATCTAACTGCGGACGTGAGAAGATCTCATGCCCATGCGGCACGGTGACTAAACCATGATGGGGTTCGTCCGACCCGTGCTCTGAGGGCGCCTGGGATTCCACCGACCTTCGAAAATGGGCCGATATTTTACTTTCGATAAGTCGAATACAACTCCATCTTTGTTCGTTACAAACCGCTCCTGGTCATACTCCACAGGATCGCTCTCTGGTTTTCCCTCACGCCGCTCCTGCATCATGACACGCCAACGCTCATATGTATTACGGTCCATCCCGATGATGCGTCCAGTCTTAGGatcctccaccaccacctcgtCGTCATTACGCTCGTGTGGAAACTTCGTGATTGGAATCGATGCGGAGTCCCACGGGGCGATATCCGGCGTTGGTGACTCACGTTTGTCCGACTTTTCACCGCGGAGCGCTTGCTGAAGGCGGCGCTCTGTCGGATCACCTGTTGGTTTGCCCTGAATCTCACGCATAGTAGTATTTTCAATATAGTCATGCAAATGTTCCTTAGGATACCAATGGTAATACGACGGTAGCGTCTCCCACTGCACATCCTCGCCAGGTTCAATCAACGGTCGTAGCTTGGTTCCGCTCGTTCCCGGTCGCACCAACCGGCCATCACTGAGCTGGTGGTACTTTGGACCGAACCCAGTTCCCTGCATATGGCGGTACTTTTCTGCTACCTTGTTCGGTTTAAACAAGGCCGACGAGAACTGCTTAATGGGAGGAATGCCCAGCTGCGTGtcagaaagggaaaacatatCGTTTTCGATAAAATCACCAAAACACTCTGTGCCATAACCGTTCGTCGGAATTGGGTTGATGACGGCCAGTGCAGCACGACGCGAAACAGACAGCTGCACGCCGAAGTGGCCACACGCCTGCGGGGTAGTGAGGCAGTGAATAATAGATCCCCGCTTCTGGAATGCTATGCGCAGCTCCTCATCAATAAAATGAAGATTTCGACCCGTCCCAAGAAATATGACGTCAGGCACCGGGTACAAGTGAAGCAAAAGCGCCAGTGTACGTTCATTAACCTCTTCGAAGCTGCTTACATTCCAGTGGTAGTACGACTTATCAGTAACAATGCAAGAACCGATTACCTCCTTGTCATTTACAAATATGCTATCCGGTGTATATGCCGTGATGCGCATCCTCGAAAGGCCCCGGGGCTCCTCGATACGAGCAGAAAATGGGTTAGCATGAAACTGGGTGGCCATCTTCTCCTCATTGTAAAACCGCTCCTGGCCCTCCCGTGTCTGTAACGAGAGGCCGCTCGCCGTCTTTCCGGACTCACGCTGCCTCTTCAACCACTGAGCGAGCGCAGCACTGTCCTGAGGACGATAACCGGGGGTTATCTTAAAAGGGTCATAAGTTGGGTCAGTTGGGTGAGGCCGGCGGCGCTTCCGCGTCTCCTCCATTTTTATCTCCGCCCGCTTTGTCTCCGCAACGAACTTACGGTATTCTGCTTCGTTCTCCACCTGCAATTGGCGCCGCATCAAGATCAACTCCTCGTCTGATTCATAATCGCTAGGCTTAGGAGGCTTCACATGTTTATTGGCGGTCCCCACATCCATATACGTCTCACGTGTCCCTGTCCCATAAAAAAGCTGACCGTCGCTAGTGGTTGGTAGCTTCTGCTCCTCCACAAGTCGTCCGGTGGTCAGCCGCTGCCCTTCCAGCCATTTCTTGTCACGCTCCGCCATGTAATCCTCAACCAACTGACCGGGGCGTATCCCTACACGGACACCACCCTCCTGCTGCAAATACGTCTTCTTGTAAGTCTCCTCATTCATTGGGACCTCTGTCAATGGATCATCACGAGGATCTGGAACGTAACGGCGCACGAACCGCTGCACGGTGCGCCGTGCCCTCGTCTTCCAATCAATGTTGGAGTACCCACCACCTCTCTGAACCAAAGAGCAGCGCATATATAAgtggtgctgctgtttcACTGGGAGACACTGCACCGCTCTTTGCTAAAGATTGTGTGGCAGCTTCTCGCCTGCGTATTCGTGTGTACGCGCGGacacctccttctccttcactcACACGGCCGTCACTCCTACTTCGGAAACCCCCCACCACCCACTCTTACAACCGCAGAGAAGGATGAGACCATGGAGAATAAGGTGTGCAAATTGGGAGCAAGGAGATTAAATTTAACCACgtacaaagtgaaaaaaaaaagaaggggtaCCTGGAATAAATAGCCACGGACTGGGGGGATTTGTTGAAGACAAGATAACGGAGCCGCTAAAAACAGAGTTTTAGAAGAAGCAGTTAAAACAATATTATTTCTGGACTTCCATTTGGTACCCAGatgtgaaaaagaaaggaaccgACGTGGTGATTCCTTTTACCTGTACGCTCTGCACATCACTACAGAtgtgtatttttgttgttggttttcGCTGAAACCTCGTGTTGCCTCCACTCCCTGTCTTCACCTTACCAGCTGGTTATATCGCCACCGCTTCCTCTACGTGGGCCGCAACCTCCCCGGAAAAAAGAGCGGAAGGAGGACACGACCGTGTCGGTTCGTTCGGGAGAATCAAAAATCGTCGAGGAAGCGGCTCCGAAGCCGGAACGACCGCGACCAGCTCCTCATGCTCCTCGTCGATAGCAAAGAGCAGTAGCAATCCAGCTATGGGGGCTAAGGGTACCTCCTCAATCACCTCAGCATGTGAAACCGCGCATATACAGCCTATAATAGTTGCTGAAGGTGTTACCTTGCTGCAGGTTACTCCGCTCTCGGACCTTACATACCGTACAAGCTGCACTTGCGCAAGGGGAAGTACAATTTTTGCGCAAGCAAGTGGACACTGGGGATTTCCTGAAAAGTACCCGCAGAGGCGTTGCTCCCGCACTGAACTGTTGCACCGCTGAGACACAGGCGCCACGTAGGAAACATCACATTCAGGAAGCACACGTTGTATGTCCTCTTGCAGAACATTGGAACACAGGTCCGATTCACCCTGCGTACTAACCATGACAACATGCGTAGGCCGCAGTAATTCAACAAGTCTGCGAAAATATACACCCTCCATCACCCCCTCCTGTGGAGAGGGCGCGTCTATTACAACGTGGGCCCGCTCAGTGTTGGCCGCACCTATTAGCGCATCGGTGCACTCGTTCAGTTGCtccacaaaagaaagaaacgaagcaaCACTTTCATTGCCAGGAGGGGCTGtttcaccaacaaaaagtgaaaatggCAACAACGTTGGGGAGGCGGAAGTGTCGGGCCACAGTATGTGCTCTACAAGCACAGTTGAAATGCACCCAGGCGCATAGATGGAGTTGGACTCGGCGTTAAGGTCCATCAAGAATACGGACGTGGACGCTGCCCCCAGTTCCACTGCAGAAGCATCCTCGCGGAGTATGTTGCAAATTGTGTGCGCTGTTAAAGTTTTACCACTAGCACGACGTCCAATGACGAGCACCTTACTTCGAGTCACAGTAGCAAGGGCACCACGACACAACTGCCCAACGGATGCCATGCCCGTAGCAGCCTTTGAAACCTCGAACTGCTTGGTTGACGTAGCGAGTACGCAACCACCTTCTAAGGTGTACATCACAAGCGAGTACCGATCCGTTAAAAGACGAAAGGTAGGGGGTTCTTTAGCCTTGAGGAGCACACCGGCAACTTCAACTACTCCAGACAGCAGTTGCAACCCCACAACGCAGCTCCCAGAGAGAGTGCATTCCTCACCTGCACTTATCGTGATCTTTCGTTGGTACGGTGAGCTCATATCGCACTAACTAAGCTTCTATTCACTACTCTCACCGCCGCAACCGCGTGTAGTTATCGCGTCACCGCTAGTTACGGTGTCCCTACAACTCTGGCCGCGTCGCCTCACAACGTACAGCAACGCGATGTGTGACTCCGCGCCAAGTTCTCCGCTAGctacataaaaaaaaaacaaataggtGAACAGAAATAACGCCAAATGACATGGATAATAAAAAGTCAGTGGATGTGCAGCGCCTAAAGGGGAACTTCAGCCCCTCCCCCTTCGTCATTCAACTCTTCCCTCttagagaaggaaagaaataattcGCGAGCAACGATAGGCACGCTGCAGAACGAACCCGTGGCAGCGCAGTCGCGGCCAGGAGCCGCAGTGAAAGAAACAGGGGCCCTCAACAAACTACCAAGTTGCTTACATAAACCCAATCTGCACATCCGCAGATTAAGAAGAGAGGCTGAGCAACTTGCATGTATCTCAGTGTAAAGGTCTGTGCACCCCAAGAGTGCCAAGCGGGTTTCCGCCAAGTAATCGGCGCAGTTACCtacaatttttaaaaaaagttaagaggggaaaaggagttCAGACACATATACAGCCAAATAAACGACTATTCACATAACCGCATCCCCCTCCTGCTACACAACCGCTGCACAAGTACACACACTGGCACCATCCCTCATATCTCTTCCCAATCAACTTTAACAACCCCACCCAGTACGGCTGTAGAACTGCCGTAACTCTTTCCTTGCTCCTTAGCTTGGCCTCTTATGGTCCATATCCTTTTTTGTGAAAGCAACTTTAAAAGCGCACAAAACACCATTTTCTTGGCTCTTAAACTTGACCTGTTCAAGCGGGATACCTTTGTTGTTTGGTTGCTTCACCTTTCCCACGCGTACATTGCCCTCCAAGGACAGCAACAGTAAAAGGGTTCCGACCAATGACGTCAACGTGCTCTTTCATAGGCAGACCCAAACTGGGGCAGAGAATATAAAATACAaacttatttcttttttttttaaaagcacGGAAAGGCAAGCGCTCAAACTCCTGGTGTCCCTCTACTcccacctccccctccccaaaCGCACCTCCATGCCGCGCCCTCTCCATATTTTCAACTCTTCCATTTCACATCAATCGCCTCTGGCCGTTCCTTCTTATTTGCTTGACTGTCCGGTGATCCCTTCATTTATCTATAAAACCTCACGTATCctcattcacacacacacatgcacgtACATACATGCgcaattttttgttggtgtaaTTATAAAAATGCGATCGCGGCAGTGAATACAGGCATcggcgcaaaaaaaaaaaagagggtggtacttaaaaaaaaggtgcctGCAGTCCCATGGCAAATATCCGACAGCACAAAAGTAAATTGATATATTTACACGCATAAATAggcagatatatatatatatatatatattttaaaaacacTGTGCGCCGGTATTGCAGTTACTAAAAAGAAGTTCTGAAATCGTCAtccaccttccttttccctgtTACCACTTGCACTACCATTCCCTCGTTACCATCCGGCATATTTCGACTCTTGGAAAATATGGATATAAAAAACTCTTCTAGCTCAATTGCAGTGGCCACAACAAATATACGCCACGTTGCCTAAGTGCAGGCACCATTCAAAgacaagaaaggaaaaaggggttGGCCGAAAACATGTGAAGGGGAAGTACCGCACCTTCGCGCGTCGTTAGCATAGGTAAATatggtaaagaaaaaaggtagaAATCAGCAGcacggaagaaaaaaaaagttgaactACACCATACAAGCACGCAAACATTCCACTGACTTCTTTACCTACTGGCaaccggaaaaaaaaaaaagtaggtcGTCAATAGGAACATCCCTCTCCATGGGAAGTtgccccctccccctttgcGCTTCTCGATTCCCCCACAGGTGGCACAAACGGACTACAGAGTGGGCTCCCCTCCTCATCACACTcacttcttttgttccctacatataaataaacaaatatatatgtatatgtccTGGGGGCACTGGTTTGGGCAGAGCTAAACAAGAGCCCTCCCACCTCAGGGGATTACTGTTTCTTGAAAAGTAACTCCACAAAGCCACCCATTCCAATAGTCTCTTCAGAGACATAGGAAGAGGGCGAAATGAGCGGGAAGCAATTCAACACAACATATTCaaaaacaatagtaataaatgaaaaggggtgaaaaaaaaaaaggagaaagtacTAACGGAGATTGCTACTGCTTTTATGATAATCGAACGGAAAAAGGTACATCGAGCGTGGGAAACAGTGAAATAGCTACAGCACTGAACGGTGGTGGTATCCTGAGAACTATCTGAACGCACCTGCCAAACGACAAGTAGCAAACCAAAATGGGGCCGTCCCGTATTTGATGAACGTATCAGTGGGGAAATAAAGGACACATAATTCCAAACACCCGAGGGTAACGCATGACGGAAGTAGGGTTACGTACCCCTATCCCGACCATGCCTCGTCTAACCCCTCACCTTCCCACTTAAATACGctcgctttcttttcttctttcactAGGAACCACCTCTCCGACGTCCTCGACGGCACGGAGGCAACGTCGGCATACGCTCCCCACCTGTATCTCACTCTTCGCAAAACGGTTTCTCAGGGGTATAACACAATCAACTTTAATACCACACCAACACCCAGGGTCATCCCAAGCATGACGGGGGTTGTGGCAACAGCCCTGAAGGCCTGTCCTGCACCACCGTCATTACACACGTGCTGTTGCTAACAACCTCACCGTTTCCCCCTCCAGTCCGTCTCGTTCCCCTACCGAGTTCAAGAAGCATCTCCTCGGCCATATACTCAAGATCTGCGTGTGCAACACTTTTGAGAGTACGCTCGACAGATCCCCAATCACGATCCAACTCACAACCACCGAGGACAGCGATAACGTCCCCACGCTTAAGAGTTAATTCGTGCATCTGGGCCCGACCCTCCTCCCCTGCACAATGGAAGGCGAGCCGTTGCGCGCGGAACAGTGAGACGGCGCACTGACCAAGCAACTCCATCCTCGCAAGCGGGGGACGACCGGTACTCAAGGGGGTGAGGCGCACCGCGACTGAGGTACCCGGGCAGGTGCAAGCAAGGAGCGCTGGTGTGCAGACAAAAGAACAACCACGATGGGCAGCGTGCGTCATCTTGACTGCCCGGTCGGCGAAGTAAAGGCCATCAAGCACCGTCGTCACCGTGGTCCTAGCGATCGCCATCCTAGGCTGTCCCACCGCCCTGCGTGTGCCGAGGGAGCGCTCTCTAGAAGCGCACCAGTACTATGAGATAgtggaaaggcaaaaaaaaaaagggaaaacagtgCAAGAGCTAATCAACGACACCAAAAAAAGATCTTACACCGCAAACCCCAAGCCCGTAGACTCTTAGGGAGCAAACAATGGAACtactttgtgtgtgtaagcacagaaaggggggaagtcgAACGTAACAAACGACACCCCTATTGCCCGTCACACGTTTTGGGCCTCTTTTACCTACAATACACCTTCGTGTACTCAATCCGTCCCGGGCCTTGATGTAATagttccccctttccttatAATCTTTCTTGAAATTAAGATTCTCCATCCATGCGTCCATCTATGAAACACTTTGTGAAGATGAGACAAAGCGCATCATCGCTGCCTCCGCATTTTGCAGCTGTTCCACATCACTTCGTCGCAACAATGCAATCTGGTGCTCATTCTCTAGCAGCTTGTGAATCCGTTCCAAAAGATAGGTCGCGTAAACACTGCGGCCCTCCCCCACCATATTTGTCACTGCTGCCGTGAGCGCTGTTATGACTCCACTCTTGGTTAAAACTGTGTCATCACATCGATCGTCgaggcagtgaagaaacgtatcaaaaacaacagcagctggCACTCCACTGGACCGAAGAGTATCCACAATCGTTCCAGGATCCTCTCTATTGTGCACCAAGAAAGTGACAAAAGGCAACAATGGCAGCCCTGCAGCGTAACCACCATAGTACTCTCGCACTATACAACGCACCGCTTCAGAAGCACCTTGGCCCCCTTCGTGAACAAGGCTTGCCAGCAAGTCATGTAGCACTTGCACGGTGACTCTCTCGGGAGTCTCCGGGTGCATCTTCAGTATGTCCATCTGGACCTTGGCCCCACCGTTCCTCCTGTACACGCCAGCCAACTCAAACAGCCGACTTTCCACCACATAAAAATGGCGCAGCTCATCCACGTGGGATTGTGTTTCTTGCCTAGGCAATTTTGAAGAACTATTGTAGTTAAAACTTTGCCCTGTCCTCTCAATCACTTTCACTAATTCATCCTGCAGTAACAGAAGTACGTAAGTCAAGCGATCGGAATCCGTCGGGCCATACTCGAGTGCCAGATTTATGCAGCGAAGCCTTGTGGAAAGTAGCACTCGCTGCTTGGACTTCGCAATATCGCCAAACCCGCGAGCGGCCACCTGAGGACAACGCAGCCGATCCTTCCAACACGAATAAAAAAGCGCCGGGAGTGTTTGCGGCTCCCCTAGGTCATCAATATACTCTTCTATTATCTCCGCAAAACACATCAAGCGATCATCTTCAAGCGCATGACCCACAATCCAGTGAACAACATCGCGAGAAAGAGCGGGGCTACGTGCAGCAGCCTGCATGACCAACCGAAGGCAGCGCTTCACCTGCTCCGGCGATCCGTCAGCTGTATTCTGCTCAAGCAAAGATAGAAGTTCACCTATGGAGCTTTTGTCGTGCCTCAaccaacaaagaagaagtcTTATTGGTACCATATGATCGGGAAAGGCCACGTTCAATCTCTCCTCTACGTAGCTAACCATTTGCTCATCTCGAAGCGATACAATGTTGTCACACGCGTACGTGAGTGCCTCATCTGCATTCCCCTTCATGATAAGTGAATGAACACTTATTGCATGCTGGGCCTTCACAGGCAGTGCGTGTTTCATAGCTTCAAGCTGGGCCAGGGTATTTGCCCCATTGCATGCAAGCGCGGTGGTACAGAATTCACTTATTATTGCATCTGTGTCACAGCGCCACACGATATGTTCCAAACCCATTTGATTTCCGATTGATGAAGCCATGGACAGCGCCTCTTCACCACACGCGGTCAACAGCATACAATAAAGTTTACAGATGATGCACGCATCTCCCAAGCCCTTTAGGAGTGTATAAAGGAATAAAGCTTGAGTGTTAATAGCGGTGCGCGTGGTGAATGCCTGGGGAGAGCTCACCACAAAACCTTGCCACACCAAACCCATATGCTGCACTGGGTAATCAAGCCAGCCATTTAAACGTAATAGCGACTCTATCGACCCTCGCCATTCCTCCATAAGCTT
Proteins encoded in this window:
- a CDS encoding 60S ribosomal protein L34, putative; its protein translation is MSCPRVQYRRRMHYATRGNRMRLVRTPGNRLVMQKRGKRSQGPHTPWVLGHKRLAGTKALRHTKARLAPRHQKTTSRPYGGVLSHEQVRDRIVRAFLIEEQRIVKRALKAHAKVQKEKKRRAAKRKSKEEKVAAVAKKVAAKVGAKSVIAKKEAPKRKAGKAPVGAKLKK
- a CDS encoding hypothetical protein, conserved (Low level of similarity, but syntenic.), translated to MAIARTTVTTVLDGLYFADRAVKMTHAAHRGCSFVCTPALLACTCPGTSVAVRLTPLSTGRPPLARMELLGQCAVSLFRAQRLAFHCAGEEGRAQMHELTLKRGDVIAVLGGCELDRDWGSVERTLKSVAHADLEYMAEEMLLELGRGTRRTGGGNGEVVSNSTCVMTVVQDRPSGLLPQPPSCLG
- a CDS encoding hypothetical protein, conserved (Leishmania gene is more diverged, but syntenic.), whose protein sequence is MERLMEGSENVKEALLQCIAKSDTCAADGVLPLLRTFSRPVSKTPFFDVQVETEHAWPSSNLLNGGGRCKVHYRNGAHLVSSGNRLLVVRQDNHFYFPPWGSLIQDAYIQRCGADKRSLIIVGLANGIHAALLQEESPPVVLDDIFIETGRSVEKIVSFENGKLTLCYGNAQVESCRLVFRGDKVSEMVLSLNQRPRRIYDAVISLWDTKRYQDSAYDPYRGNLFVLSNTDLAVWKRTLTGEFVVAGSVAVLRNTVTVLASFETSHHAVLIAADGGRQPVLLDEAPAAGGGTACVNVRLASSRPLPSGLHVEDIRFACRDTNGTTLLYDALTHLLILITTNCAVYEGVYDEMELVSTFQLDGPITGIGYVSESVRFGTSFVVYGGSGIQCRIGALPIGLVTANLLKLGNPHDEIFSSLLKLGGRRGMEALVGANLAGVPAETLAPLLGQFLHPFPQSNNMRVAPGAEGLLYLVHRQIVVAERLWTSPFSWDLALRLEGAVKLMEEWRGSIESLLRLNGWLDYPVQHMGLVWQGFVVSSPQAFTTRTAINTQALFLYTLLKGLGDACIICKLYCMLLTACGEEALSMASSIGNQMGLEHIVWRCDTDAIISEFCTTALACNGANTLAQLEAMKHALPVKAQHAISVHSLIMKGNADEALTYACDNIVSLRDEQMVSYVEERLNVAFPDHMVPIRLLLCWLRHDKSSIGELLSLLEQNTADGSPEQVKRCLRLVMQAAARSPALSRDVVHWIVGHALEDDRLMCFAEIIEEYIDDLGEPQTLPALFYSCWKDRLRCPQVAARGFGDIAKSKQRVLLSTRLRCINLALEYGPTDSDRLTYVLLLLQDELVKVIERTGQSFNYNSSSKLPRQETQSHVDELRHFYVVESRLFELAGVYRRNGGAKVQMDILKMHPETPERVTVQVLHDLLASLVHEGGQGASEAVRCIVREYYGGYAAGLPLLPFVTFLVHNREDPGTIVDTLRSSGVPAAVVFDTFLHCLDDRCDDTVLTKSGVITALTAAVTNMVGEGRSVYATYLLERIHKLLENEHQIALLRRSDVEQLQNAEAAMMRFVSSSQSVS